From Coffea arabica cultivar ET-39 chromosome 9c, Coffea Arabica ET-39 HiFi, whole genome shotgun sequence, one genomic window encodes:
- the LOC113708343 gene encoding snRNA-activating protein complex subunit-like: MSAAESLSIGDEQYISIPCGGPIYSPHMLGRLTRVSEFESSVFEQLQNLKAEIGWDSLEISDDEFCVNDLKIINEEVLVNRAFEEAFKDGQLIENVSQKSQEQSCQRLGGKDTLVSCDSSTGGPRNFEKTVSNDNVSQKRKRKRHVNRETVDLEEGYVVKVQELAKIKQKQDEDKTAARLHSFNGSCRNQSPTISQMNNDKMTSLKSTSFSPKVRLSNAPEQVPVHFPEVILCLEVYHRSRTWSKTQEFLVLGRQFLTEVRDKIYCLTDEIMKKAGQYDPSGYFLVEDVFCNDTREPSAIDYSKPIFKWLEHCRNDALEKWEFIVAGEQQQHQKQKAFLDNNEKLQLPRFKAVHMQKTRFCDLGFRLGAGYLYCHQGDCKHLIVIRDMRLIHPEDVQSRASYPLITFQSKLRFRKCSICKIYKATKVTVDDKWALENPCYFCDLCYYMLHYANGSLLYSDFSVYDYLHE; the protein is encoded by the exons ATGTCGGCGGCGGAATCCCTGAGCATCGGGGACGAACAATATATTTCAATTCCCTGCGGGGGTCCTATCTATAGCCCCCATATGCTTGGGCGCCTCACTCGGGTTTCTGAGTTTGAGAGCTCTGTATTCGAACAACTTCAG AATCTCAAGGCAGAGATTGGTTGGGACTCGCTCGAGATATCTGATGACGAATTTTG TGTTAATGATCTTAAAATAATTAACGAGGAGGTCTTGGTAAATAGGGCTTTTGAAGAGGCATTTAAG GATGGGCAGCTGATAGAAAATGTTTCACAAAAATCCCAGGAGCAATCATGTCAAAG GTTGGGAGGAAAGGACACTTTAGTTTCTTGTGACTCCTCAACTGGTGGTCCTAGAAACTTTGAAAAGACAGTATCAAATGATAATGTTTCAcaaaagaggaagaggaagaggcaTGTGAATCGGGAAACTGTTGATCTTGAA GAAGGATATGTTGTAAAGGTGcaagaacttgcaaaaatcaaacaaaaacaagatgaaGATAAAACAGCAGCGAGATTGCATTCATTCAA TGGTAGTTGCAGGAATCAATCTCCTACTATTTCCCAGATGAATAATGACAAGATGACATCACTCAAGTCAACAAGTTTTTCACCTAAG GTGAGATTATCCAATGCTCCTGAGCAAGTTCCAGTTCATTTTCCTGAAGTTATTCTCTGCCTTGAGGTTTACCATCGCAGCAGAACATGGTCTAAG ACACAAGAATTTTTGGTTCTTGGGCGACAGTTTTTGACTGAAGTGAGGGACAAGATATATTGTTTAACTGATGAGATCATGAAAAAGGCTGGCCAGTATGATCCATCTGGATACTTCCTGGTAGAG GATGTATTTTGCAATGATACGAGGGAACCTTCAGCAATAGATTACAGTAAGCCCATTTTTAAGTGGCTTGAACACTGTAGGAATGATGCACTTGAAAAATGGGAGTTCATTGTAGCTGGTGAACAACAGCAGCACCAGAAGCAAAAGGCATTTCTAGATAACAATGAAAAACTACAGTTACCACGATTCAAAGCTGTTCACATGCAAAAAACTCGCTTTTGTGACCTTGGATTTCGACTTGGCGCTGGATATCTTTATTGTCACCAG GGGGATTGCAAACACCTAATTGTCATTAGAGACATGAGGTTGATCCACCCAGAGGATGTACAGAGCAGAGCCTCGTATCCACTGATAACCTTTCAATCTAAATTGCGTTTTAGAAAATGCTCGATTTGCAAGATTTATAAGGCGACCAAGGTTACAGTCGATGACAAATGGGCTCTGGAGAACCCTTGCTATTTCTGTGATCTTTGCTATTACATGCTTCACTATGCAAATGGCTCTCTGCTGTACAGTGACTTCTCTGTATATGATTATCTTCATGAATAG